In the Blautia coccoides genome, ACAGGGGAAAATAGAGGCGGAGATGGTATTTGAGGCCGCCAGGGCAGGCGATATACTGAGCCGGAAAATAATAGATGAGGCAATGGAGTATGTGGGGATCGCCATAGCCAGCAGCATTAATCTGCTGGACCCGGATATGATCATACTGGCCGGCGGCCTCACAAAATCTAAAGATTTGTTTTTGGACCAGCTGCAGAGGACAGTAGAAAAATACAAAATGAAGTATTCCGGGAAAAATGTGTCTATAAGGACCGGTACCCTGGGAGAATACGCTACAGCCATAGGTGCTGCCGCCATGCTGATAAGGTTGTTTATAGAAAACGGAGGGGAACTTTGACGGACACAGAAGCTGTCGTAAAGTCTTTTGGGGGCTTTACGGCAGCACTTTTGTCAGCATTCGCAAAAGCATGTCTTTTGTAAGGCAGTAATAAAATAATGCATTTTTAAATTTTACGTTAAAACGCACAAAAAAGAGTTGACAATTGAAAAACAGTACGTTATAATTCACATATAAAGTTAGTTAAGTTAATTAAGTAACTGTTGAATTAAGAGTAAATTAGAGCGCATATTAGAATGAAAAATAATAATTTGTCGTAATTTTGTATATTTATTTTTTTTATTCAGTTAGTTAGTTAAATTAAGTAAGTTAACGAGGAGCAGAGAATAGTGAAATACGATAAGTTTGCAATGGCACAGATGAACCGGAGCATGGTCTTTGATCTGATCAGAAGAAAAGGACCGATCAGCCGTGCGGAGATCGCCAGAACCATTGGCCTCAGCATTCCGACAGTTATGAAAATAACGGAGGAATTTTCTCATAAACAGTTTGTGCAGGATGTGGGAAAAGGGGAATCCAGCGGGGGGAAACGCCCGGAATTACTGGAACTGATACCCGACTCAAAATATATTATCGGAGTGGGGGTAGGGCGCAGCAAAACAAATGTGCTGATGATGAACCTTGCAGGTGAGGTTTTTATCCGTGAGATCATGGAGACAGGAGGCACAGTGGTGCCGGAGGTATGGATATCTAGACTGATCCGGGTAATAGAAAATGTGATACGGGAAAGCGGTCTGCCGGAGAAGCAGATTTTAGGAATGGGAATCGGTATGCCGGGAATTCTGGATGAGGAAAGCGGGAAAGTTCTGTTTTCTCCTGATTTTAAATGGGAGAATGTGGATATGCTCACACCCATCCGTGAGCGGTTTAAGATGGATATAACAATCGAAAATGCCAACCGTGCATTGGCTATGGGAGAGTATTACTTTGGCGCCGGAGTAGATTCCAGAAATTTTTTAGTTGTGAATCTGGGTCACGGTATTGGTTCTGCTATTATGCGGGAAGGGGAATTTTACAGGGGAAGTTCCGGAAGCAGCGGGGAAATCGGACATATCATTCTGGAAAAGAACGGGCCAAAATGCAACTGCGGCAACAAAGGATGCCTGGAGGCCATTGCCTCAGGAAACGCGATTGCCAGAGATGCCAAGATAGCAGTGCTGGAGGGCAATGCATCAAAAATAATGGAATTGGTAAATGGAGACATCAACCGCATTGAGGCGAAGACAGTATTTGAAGCGGCACATCTGGGAGACCAAATGGCGATCCAGATCACAGAGCGCGCCATGCAGTATATCGGAATTGGGCTGGCAAATTATATTAATCTGCTGGATCCGGACCTGATCATATTATTTGGAGGTCTGACTAACGCAGGTGATATATTTTTAAAGAAAATTAAGGAAGTGCTTCGTGAGAGGCAGATGAAATTTGCAGGAAGGCAGGTGAAGTTAGTAATTTCTCAGATGGGTGAGAACGGCACCGCAGTCGGGTCTGCGTCCCTGGTGCTGAAAAAGTTCATTAAATATGGGAATTAGATCCGAAATAAATATAAACGCACTTTAGGGGTACAGCAAAAATTATGGAGGTATTGATCATGAGTAAAGGAATGAGAAAGAAAATCGCAGCACTTTTGGCAGCAGCTATGGCAGCAACAGGACTTTCCGCATGTGGCAGCAATGAGTCGGATACAGGGGGCAAAGGCCAGGATGCAGGAAGCGGGACAGAGGCAAAGGAAGAAGCTGGGAAAACGGATTCTGACAAAGAAGGAAGCGGAGAAGGGATCACGATCCGGCTTCTCACAAGAATGTCAGGGGCTGACAGCGGTACCAAGCTGAAAGAGGAAGTGCTCAAGGAGTTTCAGGAGAAATATCCGGGTATTACGATCCAGGATGAGAGCACCAATGACAGCAACAGCTTTACAAACCAGTTTAAGACAGATATTGCATCCGGAAATGTAGCGGATATTATCCAGTGGCCGGGTATCAGTATTATGAAAGAATACGCAGATACAGGTGTTTTTCTGGATTTGACGGATTTGATCGCAGAGACACCGGATGTGAAAGACAATGTGGACGCCACACTTCTCGATATGATGGAATTATCTTCTGTGGGGACAGAGGGAACATATGCGTTGCCCATTAACAACCAGATGGAAGTCTTCTATTATAATAAAGAACTGTTCCAAAAAGCGGGGATTGAGAAAACACCGGAAACCTGGGATGAATTCTATGAAGTGTGCGATAAATTAAAAGAATCAGGCGTCACGCCATGGGTGGTGGGGGCATCCAATGCATGGCGTGTGGTACATATCCAGACAGGGCTTCTCTATAAAATGTGCGGTGTGGAAAAGGCAAAAGAACTGGGCGGAAGAAAAGCAAAATGGACAGATGAAGATGTTGTGGAGACTATTGCATTTATCCAGGACCTGGCAGACAGAGGAATCTTTGGAGAAGATTACCTGGGACTTGACTATGAAACGGAAAAAGCCATGTTTGTAAGCGGACAGACAGCCA is a window encoding:
- a CDS encoding extracellular solute-binding protein, coding for MSKGMRKKIAALLAAAMAATGLSACGSNESDTGGKGQDAGSGTEAKEEAGKTDSDKEGSGEGITIRLLTRMSGADSGTKLKEEVLKEFQEKYPGITIQDESTNDSNSFTNQFKTDIASGNVADIIQWPGISIMKEYADTGVFLDLTDLIAETPDVKDNVDATLLDMMELSSVGTEGTYALPINNQMEVFYYNKELFQKAGIEKTPETWDEFYEVCDKLKESGVTPWVVGASNAWRVVHIQTGLLYKMCGVEKAKELGGRKAKWTDEDVVETIAFIQDLADRGIFGEDYLGLDYETEKAMFVSGQTAMSFDGSWRIAELTDMEDNVGVFRMPYMSDREEFKDNDIAYPSQLELGGHLKDEPEKLKYVWELACMFADKETQQRYAYDCGNIPVRNDVELDADKMSPLLSDLLEIKEKDVKVWGSDAWAYDTVAVLEDIVGEAFIGALTGMTADEAAEQIQSRLEAAGSGQ
- a CDS encoding ROK family transcriptional regulator — translated: MKYDKFAMAQMNRSMVFDLIRRKGPISRAEIARTIGLSIPTVMKITEEFSHKQFVQDVGKGESSGGKRPELLELIPDSKYIIGVGVGRSKTNVLMMNLAGEVFIREIMETGGTVVPEVWISRLIRVIENVIRESGLPEKQILGMGIGMPGILDEESGKVLFSPDFKWENVDMLTPIRERFKMDITIENANRALAMGEYYFGAGVDSRNFLVVNLGHGIGSAIMREGEFYRGSSGSSGEIGHIILEKNGPKCNCGNKGCLEAIASGNAIARDAKIAVLEGNASKIMELVNGDINRIEAKTVFEAAHLGDQMAIQITERAMQYIGIGLANYINLLDPDLIILFGGLTNAGDIFLKKIKEVLRERQMKFAGRQVKLVISQMGENGTAVGSASLVLKKFIKYGN